The proteins below are encoded in one region of Fibrella aestuarina BUZ 2:
- a CDS encoding MFS transporter — protein sequence MKNDPRVVRAWTLYDWANSVHSLVIVSSIFPVYFSATALNDSGGPVIDFLGISIKNSVLFSYTVSASMLLVACISPFSTALADYSGKKKRFMKFFCYTGSLACALLYFFTRDTTTFAVFCFAWSLVGWAGSIVFYNSYLPDIVTEDQFDRVSARGFSMGYLGSVLLMVGNLLLILKPDWFGGISSAMASRISFLTVGLWWFGFAQIPFRVLPDGVKKAGQQTDGNWLFNGFRELRLVFNQLKTQTLTKRFLIAFFVYNMAVQTVMYVATLFGSDELKMEGSALIITILLIQLVAIPGAYAFARLSERIGNTYALMCLVVIWIGICVAAYYVTTQNQFFIVAAIVGLVMGGIQSLSRSTYSKLLPQTTDTASYFSFYDVCEKLSIVFGTFIYGYVEQLTGSMRNSILALLGLFIIGLVLLYRIPSQKVYGQPLETPEVA from the coding sequence ATGAAAAATGACCCCCGTGTTGTGCGCGCCTGGACGCTCTACGACTGGGCCAACTCGGTTCACTCGCTGGTGATCGTGTCGAGCATTTTCCCGGTTTACTTCTCCGCTACGGCGCTCAACGATTCGGGCGGGCCGGTGATCGACTTTCTGGGCATATCGATTAAAAACTCGGTACTGTTTTCCTACACCGTATCGGCGTCGATGCTGCTGGTTGCCTGCATCAGCCCCTTCAGCACGGCCCTGGCCGATTACAGCGGTAAGAAAAAGCGGTTCATGAAGTTTTTCTGCTATACGGGGTCACTCGCCTGTGCGCTGCTGTATTTCTTCACCCGCGACACCACCACCTTTGCCGTGTTCTGCTTTGCCTGGAGCCTGGTCGGCTGGGCGGGAAGTATCGTGTTCTACAACTCGTATCTGCCCGACATCGTCACCGAAGATCAGTTTGACCGGGTAAGTGCGCGCGGTTTTTCGATGGGCTACCTGGGTAGCGTGCTGCTGATGGTGGGTAACCTGCTGCTGATTCTGAAGCCCGACTGGTTTGGGGGCATCAGCAGCGCCATGGCCTCCCGCATTTCGTTCTTGACGGTGGGGCTGTGGTGGTTTGGCTTTGCTCAGATCCCGTTTCGGGTGCTGCCGGATGGGGTGAAAAAAGCGGGTCAGCAAACAGACGGCAACTGGCTGTTCAATGGCTTTCGGGAACTTCGGCTGGTGTTCAACCAACTGAAAACCCAGACGCTTACCAAGCGCTTTCTCATTGCCTTTTTCGTCTACAACATGGCCGTGCAGACGGTGATGTACGTTGCTACGCTCTTTGGCTCCGATGAACTGAAAATGGAAGGAAGCGCCCTGATTATTACGATCCTGCTGATTCAACTGGTGGCGATTCCGGGGGCCTACGCCTTCGCCCGGCTATCGGAGCGGATCGGGAACACCTACGCGCTGATGTGCCTGGTGGTGATCTGGATCGGCATCTGCGTGGCGGCCTACTACGTCACGACGCAGAATCAGTTCTTTATCGTAGCGGCCATCGTGGGGCTGGTGATGGGCGGCATTCAGTCGCTCTCGCGGTCGACCTATTCAAAATTGCTGCCGCAAACGACCGACACGGCTTCGTATTTCAGCTTTTACGATGTCTGCGAAAAGCTGTCGATCGTGTTCGGTACGTTTATTTACGGGTACGTTGAGCAACTGACGGGCAGCATGCGGAATAGTATCTTGGCCCTGTTGGGCCTGTTTATCATTGGGTTAGTGCTGCTGTACCGCATACCATCGCAAAAAGTCTACGGTCAGCCATTGGAAACACCCGAAGTTGCTTAA
- a CDS encoding PAS domain S-box protein, which produces MPHHEPANQSKNALNQQLDVDFALEAAGLGIWELDPDTQLVNWDQRCRQFFGITSDSNAELAYKKAAACIHPDDLTRVEQAIAWSMDVRSGGQYDVTYRTLGADDGRLRWVRFVGKSYFHPDGRVYRFAGVAQEVTQQVLAQQAVEETKARQIYLLTLSNRLRNLTDSYQIQYEAACLLGELLEANRVGYAEALADDKLVAVRRNYTRGVSNLEGIYRYNDYGPALLASLQAGQTLVRPDIAGDPTLTDSEKEAHAGLQLGATLNVPLIKNGQLTAILFVHYERPHPFSESQIALVQETAELIWLAIERVQAEEALRESENQFRLLADTLPQAIWINDTNGNVVFLNKWWTDYCGIPFELTTTSQIALDSIHPEDSPKLMATFAQAMQQGRGFAVEQRNRSASGEYRWFLNIGEPFRDPKTGHISKWVGVGVDINDRKQAEQALLQSEARFRSIIEQAPLAIGLLKGQDMRIELANEQLFRVWGKDSSITGLPLTEALPELRGQGFMDILLSVYNTGIPYMGHGAAATLMHQGKQETFYFDYTYAPLRTADGTVSGVMVIANEVTQQVLARQAIEASEAKLRSVILSAPAAMGLFVGPDLVIELPNQAFIDIVGKGPAIAGRPLREVMPELLTENQPFLAILDQVYRTGKTYQTTGALVKIVRQGVLTDNYYNITYSPLFDQSGQVYAVLDIAIDVTSQVQAQQALADSEQRYRQLASDLENRVAERTHELQQVNQDLVRSNDNLQQFAYVASHDLQEPLRKIQSFSTLLKEQLDDTQDTSVHDLLQRIGAAGARMSMLIRDLLTYSRIATRQQVFGLIPLGVVIDNALDTLSLVIHERGAQIQADDLPLVNGDESQLSQLFQNLLSNAIKFTPTNQAPRIQIRYARLSADALSKTIRPTKAASHYHQISVSDQGIGFDIKHLDRIFQVFQRLHGKSQFPGTGVGLAICERVIQNHGGSITASSEPGNGATFYVYLPA; this is translated from the coding sequence ATGCCCCATCACGAGCCAGCGAACCAGTCAAAAAACGCCCTCAATCAACAACTCGATGTCGATTTTGCGCTTGAAGCGGCTGGTTTGGGCATTTGGGAACTGGACCCGGACACGCAACTGGTCAACTGGGATCAGCGGTGTCGACAATTTTTCGGTATCACCAGCGATAGCAACGCTGAACTGGCCTACAAAAAAGCGGCGGCCTGTATTCATCCGGACGACCTGACCCGAGTCGAGCAAGCCATCGCCTGGTCTATGGACGTCCGTTCAGGCGGTCAGTACGATGTTACCTACCGGACTCTTGGGGCCGACGACGGTCGGTTGCGGTGGGTTCGGTTTGTGGGCAAAAGCTATTTCCACCCGGATGGCCGTGTTTATCGCTTTGCCGGAGTGGCGCAGGAAGTTACCCAGCAGGTCCTCGCGCAGCAGGCCGTCGAGGAAACGAAAGCGCGCCAGATCTACCTGTTAACCCTGAGCAATCGACTGCGCAACCTGACCGACTCATACCAGATCCAGTATGAAGCGGCCTGCCTGCTCGGCGAGCTGCTCGAAGCCAACCGGGTCGGTTACGCAGAGGCGCTGGCAGATGACAAGTTAGTGGCCGTAAGGCGCAATTACACGCGGGGCGTCAGCAACCTGGAGGGTATTTACCGGTACAACGATTACGGACCGGCGCTATTGGCCAGCCTACAGGCCGGGCAAACGCTGGTACGCCCCGACATCGCCGGTGACCCCACCCTGACCGACTCGGAAAAAGAGGCGCATGCAGGGCTGCAACTTGGTGCTACGCTGAATGTGCCGTTGATTAAAAATGGGCAGTTGACCGCCATCCTGTTCGTTCATTATGAACGCCCCCACCCTTTTTCCGAGAGCCAGATCGCCCTTGTTCAGGAAACCGCCGAGCTCATCTGGCTGGCTATCGAACGGGTTCAGGCGGAAGAAGCCCTCCGGGAAAGCGAAAACCAGTTTCGTCTGCTGGCCGATACGCTACCCCAGGCCATCTGGATCAACGATACCAATGGGAATGTCGTGTTTCTGAACAAGTGGTGGACCGATTACTGCGGTATCCCGTTTGAACTCACCACGACCTCGCAGATAGCCCTTGACAGTATCCACCCCGAAGACAGCCCCAAACTCATGGCTACGTTTGCACAAGCCATGCAACAAGGCAGGGGCTTTGCCGTCGAGCAACGCAACCGGTCGGCGTCGGGTGAGTACCGCTGGTTTCTGAACATTGGCGAGCCGTTCAGGGATCCTAAAACCGGCCACATTTCCAAATGGGTGGGCGTAGGCGTCGACATTAATGACCGTAAGCAGGCCGAACAGGCCCTGTTACAAAGCGAAGCGCGATTCCGCAGTATCATCGAGCAGGCCCCCTTAGCCATCGGCTTGCTGAAGGGCCAGGATATGCGTATTGAACTGGCCAATGAACAGCTCTTTCGAGTGTGGGGCAAAGACAGCTCCATTACCGGCCTTCCGCTGACTGAAGCCTTACCCGAACTCAGAGGGCAGGGCTTCATGGACATACTCCTGAGCGTGTATAATACGGGCATTCCCTACATGGGCCATGGTGCGGCGGCCACGCTGATGCATCAGGGTAAGCAGGAGACGTTCTATTTCGACTACACCTACGCCCCCCTCCGGACTGCCGATGGGACGGTTTCAGGAGTAATGGTCATTGCCAATGAAGTTACCCAGCAAGTGCTGGCTCGCCAGGCGATTGAAGCCAGCGAAGCAAAACTTCGGTCGGTTATCCTGTCAGCCCCGGCAGCAATGGGTTTATTCGTTGGTCCTGATCTGGTGATCGAACTCCCCAACCAGGCGTTTATTGATATCGTTGGAAAAGGCCCTGCTATTGCTGGCAGGCCCCTGCGGGAAGTAATGCCGGAGTTGCTGACTGAGAATCAACCTTTCCTGGCCATTCTGGATCAGGTATACCGCACCGGTAAAACCTACCAGACTACTGGTGCGCTGGTCAAGATCGTTCGGCAGGGCGTGCTGACCGACAATTATTACAACATCACCTACAGCCCTTTATTCGACCAGTCGGGGCAGGTGTATGCCGTTCTGGATATTGCGATTGATGTCACCAGCCAGGTTCAGGCGCAACAGGCCCTGGCGGATAGTGAACAGCGCTACCGGCAGCTGGCCAGCGATCTGGAAAATCGTGTGGCCGAACGTACCCACGAGTTGCAGCAGGTCAATCAGGATCTGGTCCGCTCCAACGACAATTTACAGCAGTTTGCCTACGTCGCCTCCCACGACCTGCAGGAGCCCTTACGCAAGATTCAATCCTTCTCGACCTTACTGAAGGAGCAACTGGACGATACCCAGGACACGTCGGTGCATGACCTGCTGCAACGGATCGGGGCGGCGGGCGCCCGCATGTCCATGTTGATCAGAGACTTGCTCACTTACTCCCGCATTGCCACGCGTCAGCAGGTATTTGGTCTCATCCCGTTGGGCGTGGTAATCGACAACGCTCTCGACACCCTGTCCCTGGTGATTCATGAACGAGGTGCTCAGATCCAGGCAGATGACCTGCCGCTGGTCAATGGCGATGAATCACAGCTAAGCCAGTTGTTTCAGAACCTGCTGTCCAATGCGATCAAGTTCACGCCGACAAACCAGGCACCCCGCATCCAGATCAGGTATGCCCGCCTGAGTGCCGATGCGCTCTCAAAGACCATTCGCCCCACGAAAGCGGCATCACATTACCATCAGATCAGCGTAAGCGATCAGGGCATCGGCTTCGATATCAAGCACTTGGACCGTATCTTCCAGGTCTTCCAGCGCCTCCATGGCAAAAGTCAGTTTCCCGGTACGGGCGTTGGCCTCGCCATTTGTGAGCGGGTCATCCAGAACCACGGAGGCAGCATTACCGCCAGCAGTGAGCCGGGCAACGGGGCCACGTTCTACGTTTATCTGCCAGCTTAA
- a CDS encoding DUF3127 domain-containing protein encodes MALELVGKLVKTMPEVTGQGKNGAWQKQEFVIETFDQFPKKVCLSLWGDKVNDLKQYAPGDSLKVSLNLESREYNDRWYTEARAWRIEAADAAEGGQPQAQAAPAASRPRAAQPTATPFNASFDDDNSGDLPF; translated from the coding sequence ATGGCACTCGAATTAGTCGGTAAACTCGTTAAAACAATGCCCGAAGTAACGGGTCAGGGGAAGAACGGCGCGTGGCAAAAACAGGAATTTGTGATCGAAACCTTCGATCAGTTCCCCAAGAAAGTGTGCCTTTCGCTCTGGGGTGATAAAGTAAACGACCTGAAACAGTATGCACCCGGCGACAGCCTGAAGGTGAGCCTGAATCTGGAATCGCGCGAGTACAACGACCGCTGGTATACCGAAGCGCGGGCGTGGCGCATCGAAGCCGCCGACGCCGCTGAAGGTGGTCAGCCGCAGGCCCAGGCCGCGCCGGCCGCAAGCCGCCCCCGAGCTGCGCAACCGACCGCCACGCCGTTCAACGCCTCTTTCGACGACGACAACTCCGGCGACCTGCCGTTTTAA
- a CDS encoding XRE family transcriptional regulator, whose protein sequence is MTLGQKLFQLRSDRNWSQEYVANEIGVKKAAVSKYEKDHNRPALDKINLLARLFNVSQSELMDLVSSEDTEPGVRELTMAEDTTVPYSPYNARERSNGGKNNMWVVEIRAQAGFVRGFPSRTFNHQIQRVSFPMIAGECFCFEVEGFSMYPLYLPGSFVVCTLLENREWMKKGKAYVFQTDDGIAIKLFESFTNEAVQLASENPSYNPVAPMPLTELRQVYLIEYVIDRDHNRHR, encoded by the coding sequence ATGACATTAGGTCAAAAATTATTTCAACTGCGCTCCGATCGTAATTGGTCACAGGAATACGTTGCCAACGAAATTGGCGTTAAGAAAGCGGCTGTATCAAAATACGAAAAGGACCACAACCGACCAGCACTCGATAAAATCAACCTGCTGGCCCGGTTATTCAATGTGTCGCAAAGTGAGCTTATGGATTTGGTGTCGTCAGAGGATACGGAGCCAGGGGTGCGCGAATTGACGATGGCAGAGGATACCACAGTACCTTACTCCCCCTACAACGCGCGCGAGCGCAGCAATGGGGGTAAGAACAACATGTGGGTGGTTGAAATTCGGGCGCAAGCGGGTTTTGTCCGGGGGTTCCCCAGTCGAACCTTTAATCATCAGATTCAACGCGTGAGTTTTCCCATGATCGCCGGGGAATGCTTCTGCTTCGAAGTAGAAGGCTTCTCCATGTACCCGCTTTACCTGCCCGGCTCGTTTGTCGTCTGCACCCTGCTTGAAAACCGGGAGTGGATGAAGAAGGGCAAGGCCTATGTTTTCCAGACCGACGACGGTATCGCCATCAAGCTGTTCGAGAGCTTTACTAACGAGGCCGTACAGCTCGCCTCTGAGAACCCGTCCTATAACCCGGTGGCGCCCATGCCCCTGACGGAGTTGCGACAGGTGTATCTGATCGAATACGTCATCGACCGCGACCACAATCGGCATCGCTAA
- a CDS encoding VRR-NUC domain-containing protein: MHADEYQAQFGGKPKKSKATKAGRQTGETLDAATFRAQHVDRFEHDIQARYFDWFYRNPKYRDFLLYAIPNGGERTIAAAQHLLDEGLYPGMCDVCLAVVTRRYPGLYMELKRLKGKAQANQLRVHAMLRKQGYRVEVPDTWEKAVAITEDYLSDYFTQ, from the coding sequence ATGCACGCCGACGAGTATCAGGCGCAGTTCGGTGGTAAACCCAAAAAGTCAAAGGCTACTAAAGCTGGCCGCCAAACGGGCGAAACCTTGGACGCGGCCACGTTTCGGGCCCAGCATGTCGACCGCTTCGAACACGACATTCAGGCCCGCTATTTCGACTGGTTCTATCGCAACCCGAAGTACCGCGACTTTTTGCTGTACGCCATCCCAAACGGTGGTGAACGGACAATTGCCGCGGCCCAACACCTGCTGGACGAGGGGCTTTACCCCGGTATGTGTGATGTCTGTCTGGCGGTGGTCACCCGGCGGTACCCAGGCCTGTACATGGAGTTGAAGCGGCTGAAGGGCAAAGCCCAGGCCAATCAGCTCCGCGTTCATGCCATGCTCCGCAAGCAGGGTTACCGGGTCGAAGTGCCCGACACTTGGGAAAAAGCCGTGGCCATCACCGAGGACTACCTGAGCGATTATTTCACGCAATAA
- a CDS encoding DUF4494 family protein, whose amino-acid sequence MNWYTSKIRFRWQNAKGDITYRNEVHLHDGTSLVDVANQTLVVHLDRMKNPMNVGVNVASKYRDVHFQVGGKYFFDVTCVEEDDEGRERTFTCLVAADKVSQAEERAERAYRDNTSIKSIAGAKRSGILTVYHPTSDQWISDFKNRSEALADKRYVEYDEKTATAKVPKRNQGQPRQRPSQLGLFGQ is encoded by the coding sequence ATGAATTGGTACACCAGTAAGATCCGCTTTCGCTGGCAGAACGCGAAGGGGGATATCACCTACCGAAACGAGGTGCACCTGCACGACGGCACCAGCCTGGTCGACGTGGCCAACCAGACGCTTGTCGTGCACCTAGATCGCATGAAGAACCCGATGAATGTAGGCGTCAATGTGGCCAGCAAATACCGGGATGTTCACTTTCAGGTAGGAGGCAAATACTTCTTCGACGTGACCTGCGTGGAAGAGGACGACGAAGGCCGCGAGCGCACGTTTACCTGCCTTGTGGCGGCCGATAAGGTGTCGCAGGCCGAAGAGCGTGCCGAGCGTGCTTATCGGGATAATACCTCCATCAAGTCAATAGCGGGGGCCAAACGCAGTGGTATCCTGACGGTCTATCACCCGACGTCGGATCAGTGGATTAGTGATTTCAAAAACCGCTCGGAGGCGCTGGCTGACAAACGCTACGTCGAGTACGACGAGAAAACCGCCACCGCAAAAGTACCCAAACGTAACCAGGGGCAGCCTCGACAGCGGCCCTCTCAATTAGGCCTGTTCGGTCAATAA
- a CDS encoding helix-turn-helix domain-containing protein — MDSASQKGVFIPNDILDLIDLSDQEKMVLAQICYRARHNGGICTDTNDQLAAVTRHHPNSIARAITTLEDIGTLTRGRIGRDRTLTPTTVLVMAVDGMDSASFPTASYVPPPGLYPPLSLNNLLHQPSPSVNVGLTTCEPSTLTNGVGSLHNLLNQSQQLVNGALTKSEATLIIKRNIKLKKGARAGGKQSVKPQSKKEGKQIVKPQGPPQAVTPPPQQPPPAAPTPPTPSPPASLQPASAPLPHWETQEPQNRPQIVDRLHYWHQKILTQETEYLAGMESTLKPASREVMLERIAAFFQEQISKNKKHRDYSDCTSHLWDWARRQFEKHQYKRHEQAPTNTDPTSRTRADLGGRDYSDAGGW; from the coding sequence ATGGATAGTGCATCACAGAAAGGGGTGTTTATCCCCAACGACATTCTGGACCTCATCGACCTGTCTGATCAGGAAAAGATGGTACTGGCCCAGATCTGCTACCGCGCGCGCCACAATGGGGGCATCTGCACGGACACCAACGATCAGTTGGCGGCCGTTACCCGCCATCATCCCAACTCGATCGCCCGGGCCATTACGACCCTTGAAGACATTGGCACCCTGACGCGCGGCAGGATCGGTCGGGACCGAACGCTGACGCCGACGACGGTGCTGGTGATGGCGGTCGACGGCATGGATTCCGCCTCCTTTCCGACGGCCAGTTACGTACCGCCGCCGGGGTTGTACCCACCGCTGAGCCTTAACAATCTGTTACATCAGCCTTCACCATCGGTTAATGTAGGCTTAACAACTTGTGAACCTTCAACCTTAACAAATGGTGTGGGTAGCCTTCACAATCTGTTAAATCAGTCTCAACAACTTGTTAATGGAGCCTTAACAAAAAGTGAAGCCACTCTTATTATAAAAAGAAATATAAAATTAAAAAAAGGCGCGCGCGCTGGGGGTAAACAATCTGTTAAGCCTCAATCCAAAAAAGAGGGTAAACAAATTGTTAAACCTCAAGGCCCGCCCCAAGCGGTAACACCACCTCCGCAACAACCACCCCCGGCGGCCCCCACTCCCCCTACCCCCTCGCCCCCGGCCAGCCTTCAACCCGCCTCGGCTCCTTTGCCTCATTGGGAAACCCAGGAGCCACAGAACCGGCCACAGATCGTCGATCGACTCCACTACTGGCATCAGAAAATACTGACCCAGGAAACCGAATACCTCGCCGGCATGGAATCGACACTCAAGCCAGCCAGTCGAGAGGTCATGCTTGAGCGCATCGCCGCCTTCTTCCAAGAGCAGATTTCGAAGAACAAAAAACACCGGGACTATTCCGATTGCACCAGTCACCTGTGGGATTGGGCCCGTCGTCAGTTCGAAAAACATCAATACAAACGTCATGAGCAAGCTCCCACAAACACCGACCCTACCAGCCGAACACGAGCCGACCTCGGCGGCAGAGATTATTCAGACGCTGGCGGCTGGTGA
- a CDS encoding LytR/AlgR family response regulator transcription factor, whose protein sequence is MNRPAPKRPNHEPMLHRRLPGSLRLLIGKKYQFVPISQIIYLRGNGNYTQLVTTSGQVTFGITLAKMGQRISGAHFVRVHRRHIVNLRYVVDWSGPQQLQLHNGMTIDISRRELVATKQAWVTYLRERQLAGLQPSGHAYCTRPLITSITLRPIGRHGN, encoded by the coding sequence ATGAACAGACCAGCCCCCAAACGACCCAACCACGAACCCATGTTACACCGACGGCTACCTGGTAGTTTGCGGCTGCTGATCGGAAAGAAATACCAGTTCGTGCCTATCAGTCAGATCATCTATCTGCGAGGAAATGGCAATTACACGCAACTGGTGACCACCAGCGGGCAGGTTACGTTTGGCATCACCTTGGCCAAAATGGGCCAACGGATAAGCGGAGCACATTTCGTCCGCGTGCATAGGCGTCACATCGTGAACCTGCGGTACGTAGTCGACTGGTCCGGGCCTCAGCAGCTGCAACTGCATAACGGCATGACCATCGACATATCGCGCCGCGAGCTGGTGGCCACCAAACAGGCCTGGGTAACGTACCTGCGCGAAAGACAGTTGGCTGGGCTTCAACCCAGCGGACACGCGTACTGCACCAGACCACTAATTACATCCATCACCTTAAGACCCATTGGACGGCATGGCAACTGA
- a CDS encoding DUF5131 family protein yields the protein MATESTIEWLRPQRADGSLMPGHTGNLWWGCEEVHAGCRECYARKWANRHHKDKRLWDPERARRLVIKSIWDNLRSWQRAAQKAGEMHRVFGSMMDIYEKSMATVDWLDKDVYHEVEGVSVPLTTGFLRDRYLQTVVPATPNLWHLLLTKRPSNILKFSPPEWRTAPPQNVMFGTSISEPANLRLLDLLRAVPGRRFVSLEPQIAYIPELDLTGIDWLIVGGESGGLRRPFNPDWARRLRDISREQGVPFFMKQWDKVQPVPADLLIHEFPAYA from the coding sequence ATGGCAACTGAATCAACGATCGAATGGCTACGGCCCCAGCGCGCCGACGGTTCGCTAATGCCCGGCCATACCGGCAACTTGTGGTGGGGCTGTGAAGAGGTGCACGCGGGCTGCCGGGAATGTTATGCCCGGAAGTGGGCTAACCGCCACCATAAAGACAAACGCCTGTGGGACCCCGAGCGCGCGCGCCGACTGGTTATCAAGAGCATCTGGGATAACCTGCGGAGCTGGCAGCGCGCGGCTCAGAAAGCGGGCGAAATGCACCGGGTGTTCGGCTCGATGATGGACATTTACGAAAAGTCAATGGCCACCGTCGACTGGTTGGATAAAGACGTGTACCACGAGGTCGAGGGCGTATCGGTACCGCTCACCACGGGCTTTCTGCGCGACCGCTACCTGCAAACCGTCGTGCCGGCCACGCCGAATCTGTGGCACCTGCTGCTGACCAAACGGCCGAGCAACATTCTGAAGTTCTCGCCGCCCGAGTGGCGTACGGCGCCGCCCCAAAACGTCATGTTCGGCACCAGCATTTCCGAGCCCGCCAACCTGCGGCTCCTGGATCTACTGCGCGCCGTACCGGGTCGGCGCTTCGTGAGCCTTGAACCCCAGATCGCCTACATTCCCGAGCTGGACCTGACGGGTATCGACTGGCTCATCGTCGGCGGGGAATCAGGGGGCTTACGCCGCCCCTTCAATCCGGACTGGGCCCGTCGGCTGCGCGATATCAGCCGCGAGCAGGGCGTGCCGTTTTTTATGAAACAGTGGGATAAAGTGCAGCCCGTTCCGGCGGATCTGCTCATTCACGAATTCCCCGCCTACGCATGA
- a CDS encoding HAD-IIIA family hydrolase, whose amino-acid sequence MHNPDNFQKKPVLFMDLDGTVRRPKSGKTFNTASDDFELIPGIEARIMAYVQAGYLIVAVTNQGGVAHGHKTEEAVDEELRFTANLFAQNPFVGMYSCPYMEGGHIAEFNWRSLWRKPDYGMLTRAESYLFDNGFIVDYSNSLFVGDGSDDAKCARNARIGFQWAWDFLVAKGTDHPRYEPDGADLIVAERNDHHYKHGWDATDAQYKNGELIDAALFAIDPKREFSDRWPNGWVDPFREKILNKSLEERLAVAGSLIAAQIDHLRSQGNVPAAPKTAHFVRVLTGEQGWYERGMALLFSLSVPHTLAFSKSGKISVEMTTHFLVVSSSPGKGRHPASTIAMSSTVTGKYPEAPYNWVQARLSGEFRFAEVLAELGYTIDNLGELPAINMQGQLMDTRYTQDANYKTAQPSQSDEPTPDAAA is encoded by the coding sequence ATGCACAATCCTGACAATTTTCAGAAAAAACCCGTGCTGTTTATGGACTTGGACGGCACCGTCCGCCGCCCCAAATCCGGCAAAACGTTTAATACTGCGTCCGATGACTTTGAACTTATACCCGGTATCGAGGCGCGGATTATGGCGTACGTTCAGGCTGGCTACTTGATTGTAGCGGTCACTAACCAGGGCGGGGTCGCCCACGGTCATAAGACCGAGGAAGCGGTTGACGAAGAACTTCGCTTCACGGCTAACCTGTTTGCCCAAAATCCGTTCGTGGGCATGTATTCGTGCCCGTATATGGAGGGTGGTCACATCGCTGAATTCAACTGGCGGTCGCTCTGGCGCAAGCCAGATTACGGTATGCTGACCCGGGCGGAGTCCTATCTGTTCGACAATGGGTTTATTGTCGACTACAGCAACAGCCTGTTTGTCGGCGATGGGTCGGACGATGCCAAATGCGCCCGCAATGCCCGCATCGGCTTTCAGTGGGCGTGGGACTTTCTGGTGGCAAAGGGTACGGATCACCCCCGCTACGAACCTGACGGGGCCGATTTGATTGTGGCCGAGCGTAACGATCACCATTACAAACACGGCTGGGACGCTACCGATGCGCAGTATAAAAACGGCGAATTGATCGACGCCGCCCTGTTTGCTATCGACCCGAAGCGGGAGTTTTCTGACCGCTGGCCTAATGGATGGGTCGATCCGTTTCGGGAAAAGATTCTCAACAAGTCTCTGGAGGAACGGCTAGCGGTGGCGGGCTCGCTGATCGCCGCCCAGATCGATCACCTACGTAGCCAAGGCAACGTACCTGCCGCCCCCAAAACGGCGCACTTCGTCCGGGTGCTGACCGGCGAACAGGGTTGGTACGAACGGGGCATGGCCCTGCTGTTCTCCTTGTCGGTACCGCACACGCTGGCATTTTCCAAGAGCGGAAAAATATCAGTTGAAATGACCACACATTTTCTGGTTGTAAGCAGTTCGCCCGGCAAAGGTAGGCATCCGGCCTCGACGATTGCCATGTCGTCGACGGTTACCGGCAAGTACCCGGAAGCGCCCTACAACTGGGTGCAGGCCCGCCTGTCTGGTGAATTCCGCTTTGCGGAGGTGCTGGCCGAACTGGGCTACACGATCGACAATCTGGGTGAGTTGCCAGCAATTAACATGCAAGGCCAACTCATGGATACGAGGTACACACAGGATGCAAACTATAAAACGGCTCAACCGTCACAAAGCGATGAGCCCACCCCCGATGCAGCAGCTTAA
- a CDS encoding ASCH domain-containing protein, with protein MSPPPMQQLNLFDAPTQPEVGAHRPLLMKAISLWQPWASLCVHGLKAYETRGWNTFYRGPLLIHATKTLNSAAREVLTIKDFQLAMNQMGYNANTLPLGAIVGKVDLVRTLPVEEWRTEKRRDKVNHTKWVREMLFGDYAEDEGRFAWELANPVWLPQPIPASGAQLIWKFDMTEYRHLIETAQ; from the coding sequence ATGAGCCCACCCCCGATGCAGCAGCTTAATCTCTTCGACGCGCCGACCCAACCCGAGGTCGGCGCCCATCGGCCCCTGCTCATGAAGGCGATAAGCCTGTGGCAGCCCTGGGCGTCCTTGTGTGTGCATGGGCTGAAGGCATACGAAACCCGTGGCTGGAACACCTTTTATCGGGGCCCGCTCCTGATCCATGCCACAAAGACGCTCAACAGTGCCGCGCGCGAGGTGCTGACAATAAAAGACTTCCAGTTGGCAATGAACCAGATGGGCTACAACGCCAATACGTTGCCACTGGGTGCCATCGTTGGCAAAGTCGATCTGGTACGCACGCTGCCTGTTGAGGAGTGGCGAACAGAGAAACGCCGGGATAAAGTCAACCATACCAAATGGGTACGTGAAATGCTGTTTGGCGATTACGCCGAAGATGAGGGTCGGTTTGCCTGGGAGCTGGCCAACCCAGTGTGGCTCCCCCAACCCATTCCGGCCAGCGGCGCGCAACTCATCTGGAAGTTCGATATGACCGAATACCGTCACCTGATCGAAACCGCCCAATGA